A region from the Cellvibrio sp. PSBB006 genome encodes:
- a CDS encoding transglycosylase SLT domain-containing protein: MRAWLLFALRPISAGVFGSFLMVSSAVGVEKEPVVAPSPAASEAVASETTIATLVQVDRTEQRKNYAAAKTALNRRQVQTYKKLIATLEDYPLLPYLEYQDIGNRLNTLPKADVAAFLSEYPDSYLSDRLLHRWLRTLASRQQWQDYNTFYNAELNDAELACNSLRARLETGDETAYEDVAPLWNIAESQSKACDPVFTRWITAGKLTPALLWERHSKAVQAGNTGLAGYLSRQMAEPQKKLALLFQEVRLNPRILAQTSRFSTQSSEMQEIILYGLQRLALQDASKALTLWQGYDAQQLFEDSKRLETQYHIATRLLRQDNQDAAESLLSSISQITSTDLTEALIRDSLRKQDWEKAYNWLTRLPVEAQQTERWLYWRARIMEELDIKEVDGQSVQSLYNRVAATRSFYGFLSADKLGYEYRLVDKPMLISPELQSQVEQAAGVQRARELYILGDIYGASREWFHTTRRMKTDEIVAAGRLADRWGWHRQGIQAMIDAEYWDDLQVRFPLAYQEHVATAAKATSVNPLLLLAIARQESAFSPDARSPAGALGLMQLMPATALHTAKRAGIAYSNKHDLLKPEKNIALGSRYLNQLLNQFNGNRILAAAAYNAGPTRVKQWLSKEDAKLPYDVWIETIPFHETRGYVQNVLSFSVIYGYRTGEKQPFITPLEANNSL; encoded by the coding sequence ATGCGCGCATGGTTGTTGTTTGCACTCCGCCCCATTTCTGCTGGAGTGTTTGGTAGTTTTCTAATGGTCTCCAGTGCTGTCGGCGTGGAAAAAGAACCTGTCGTTGCGCCTTCACCGGCCGCAAGCGAAGCGGTTGCAAGCGAAACAACTATTGCCACATTGGTTCAGGTTGATCGCACTGAGCAACGCAAGAATTACGCCGCAGCAAAAACAGCATTGAATCGCCGGCAAGTACAAACGTATAAAAAATTGATTGCCACCCTGGAAGACTATCCGCTCCTTCCCTACCTTGAGTATCAGGATATTGGCAACCGTCTGAATACTTTACCCAAAGCAGATGTCGCCGCTTTTTTATCTGAATATCCTGATTCCTATCTGAGTGATCGCTTATTGCACCGTTGGTTAAGAACCTTGGCGAGCCGCCAGCAATGGCAGGATTACAACACGTTTTACAATGCCGAACTGAATGACGCGGAACTAGCATGCAACAGCCTGCGTGCACGTTTGGAAACGGGCGATGAAACAGCCTATGAGGATGTAGCCCCGCTATGGAACATCGCTGAATCGCAATCCAAAGCATGCGATCCGGTATTCACTCGCTGGATAACCGCCGGCAAACTGACGCCTGCACTCTTGTGGGAGAGACACAGCAAGGCTGTGCAAGCAGGCAATACCGGCCTTGCCGGTTATCTGTCGCGCCAAATGGCGGAACCGCAGAAAAAGCTCGCCTTGCTCTTTCAGGAAGTCCGCCTGAATCCGCGTATCCTGGCGCAAACCTCACGTTTCAGTACCCAATCCTCAGAAATGCAGGAGATCATCCTTTATGGCTTGCAACGTCTTGCCTTACAAGATGCGTCCAAAGCGCTGACCCTGTGGCAAGGCTATGATGCGCAACAATTGTTTGAAGATAGCAAGCGGCTGGAAACCCAATACCACATCGCCACACGCCTGCTGCGCCAGGACAACCAGGATGCAGCAGAGAGTTTGCTGTCCTCGATATCCCAGATTACCAGTACTGACCTGACCGAAGCTTTGATTCGCGATTCCTTGCGCAAGCAAGACTGGGAAAAGGCTTATAACTGGTTGACCCGGTTACCCGTCGAAGCCCAGCAGACCGAACGCTGGTTGTATTGGCGTGCACGCATCATGGAAGAACTTGATATTAAGGAAGTCGATGGTCAAAGCGTTCAGTCGCTGTATAACCGCGTTGCGGCCACACGCAGTTTCTATGGTTTTTTATCCGCCGATAAACTGGGATATGAATACCGCCTGGTCGATAAGCCGATGTTAATTTCCCCGGAACTACAATCTCAGGTTGAACAGGCCGCGGGCGTTCAGCGGGCACGCGAGCTTTATATCCTGGGTGATATTTATGGTGCGAGCCGCGAGTGGTTTCACACTACGCGTCGCATGAAAACCGACGAGATCGTGGCAGCAGGTCGCCTGGCAGATCGTTGGGGCTGGCATCGTCAGGGTATCCAGGCAATGATTGACGCAGAGTATTGGGACGACCTGCAAGTTCGCTTCCCGCTTGCCTACCAGGAGCACGTGGCGACTGCCGCGAAAGCAACCTCGGTGAACCCGCTGCTTTTACTCGCCATTGCACGGCAGGAAAGTGCCTTCAGCCCGGATGCCCGTTCTCCAGCGGGCGCTTTGGGTCTGATGCAGCTGATGCCTGCAACGGCACTGCATACCGCAAAGCGAGCAGGCATCGCCTACTCCAACAAACACGATTTATTAAAGCCGGAAAAAAATATTGCGCTGGGTAGTCGTTACCTCAACCAATTATTGAACCAGTTCAATGGCAACCGCATCCTTGCGGCAGCAGCTTACAATGCCGGACCAACCCGCGTTAAACAATGGCTCAGTAAGGAGGACGCAAAGTTACCTTACGACGTCTGGATTGAAACGATTCCGTTCCATGAAACCCGAGGTTACGTGCAAAACGTGTTGTCATTTTCAGTCATCTACGGCTACCGGACTGGTGAAAAACAACCTTTTATTACACCGCTGGAAGCCAATAATTCGTTATAA